The DNA segment ACCCAGACCAGACCCTATTACTATACATTATTAACTGCCGAGATCATGTAAAATGCATAGGAGAATCAATATAACTCCAAAACTTGTGAAGCTAACTTTGTTATTTCTGTTATACCATCCTATACGTGTTAAAAATATAATTCTCTAGCATGTGATTAAATAGATCGAGAGGTTAAACTTGTGATGGTAGCTTTTCCACTTTAAATTTCAAATTATGGCACTTGCTATATGTACTTATAACATTATTAAGACTTGTAATTTAAGCTTAATATTTGTGCTCTACTATGTATTGGTGTGATATGCATATTGTAAACCATATGTGCTATGATTTTAGGCTTTGTTCACCATATATTAGGACTATTGGAATTGATTTCATTTTAATCGAATGGTGGCTGCAAGGGATGTCTTTGGATGTGTGTTAGCTTATGGAACGTTGAATGATGGGTGTGTGCTAGCTCTTATCTTTATGGACAACCAGTACAATCTTTTAGACCAAGTGCGATTTGGACGGTTCTCACAACTACCACCAACCATGATCTCTGGCACCTTGCATTGGTCTCCACCAAGAATTTCCCAAACCTAAGTTCCAAGGTACTTAACAAAATTATCCACAAACTTTATTATTGTTGTATATAGTCATTATCACATGTAATTAAGAAGTTATTCCCACAACTATCTCAAAGAAAGGCTATGCGATATCTACTCAACAATTATTCCAACCAAATCCATGGTGACAAGAAAAATGTGCGAAATCTAGGATAAAACCTTAATATGGGATGCCAGACAATTTAATAGAAATGCATGTTTATAAACAAAACACATTTAGAAAAGTAGGtacaaaatgatcaaggacaacTTTCCTTCTTGATGCTCAATTagttcttcaaagtcttggttgtgGAGTCCCTCGAACTCTTCTAGAACGTTGGTATCTATTCAcgaaaatatgaaactaaaataatccaaaaattttcaaaaattacaGATTTgaatagattatgattttagatgaattatgACAAAAGAATCATTCAACTTGGAGTTAAAACGGATAAAAACAGGGCCCCCGAGAGATTAaattagagagaaaaaaggagttAGAATATTCCAAACTAgattatttggaattatttttctgAAGAAACACTAAATTATGATGTCAACATGACCTGAGGATGACATCGGTGGaggaaataaataaaagaaaaggagttGCTGACTAGGCTGACACGTCAGATTAGCTACTGATGTGGATGATGAGGTGGAGGGTGACATGGCTGCTGACTAGGCTACATCTAACGGTTGGGCATCATTAAATTTGAGATGTTGATCTTGGATCTGATGGTTGAGATGGTTTAGACCGAAGGGGTATATATGCAACTTCTAATCTAGACTGTTGACTCAAGAATGGACGGTTGTGGTTGATCCTCTTGGTCTCTGATGATGTGGGCAGTGGAGATGACTCGGGCATGTCCGCGCACGTGTAGAATGTGATCGGAATTGTGCTACAGTGGCCTAGGGATGACACCGAGAGGTGAAATAGAATAGGAGGTGATGGCGAGTCTACCTAATGCAGAGCAGGACATCGAGGAGCTCCTTAAGGCACTGGCAATGGTGAGAGGCGGTGGTGGAGCTCGGGTGGCATCAGAGGTGCTCTGGTGACTGATCAAGAGCGAGGATGTAGAAAAAAAAAGCTTCGGTGTGCAATGGCAAGGGTCAAGGGCCCTCTATTTTTAGCTAGGGGGCTCCAGCTTAGGCGAGGGTTTAGGGTTTGACCGGCGTACGATGTCGGTGAGGTCCATCTTCAAGTCAATTTGGCTGTTTGAATACATCACACTTGGAGATAACAAGGGGGTCAGTTGAGTCCATAACCATCCCGTTTTTGACCTTCTAGATGGCTTCGGGGTCTTGGCTGAGATGAATTCAGACGCGAGGTGTCATGGCCGCGTCAGAGAAGAGGGGAAAATAGTCCCaacggaggaagaagaagcatttGACGGCTCGGCTCTGCAtgcagagagagaaggagagggagcGGGTGCGACTAGGTTGGGCTGTGGCCTAAGAAAGGGGACGACATGTCGCAGCTGGGCTTCGGTCCAAGCAcgggagagaaaagaggaaaggaggaggaCGGCTTCACCAAGGAAAGGAAAAGGGAAATGGgcagagaagagaaaggaaacGGGCTTGGCCCAATTGGACTCAAAGGGATTTCCTTTTacccttttctcttttctcttttatgTTGTTTAACTATTCTAGAAATTCAATTAAAACCAAAGAAATAGCAAAACACTTCAAATAAAACCATGAAAATTCTAACTAGCATAAGAGAGCATGATAaacctaataaaaaaaatatctagctCATGACAATGTTTATAATGACCTTAAATTAATTATAAGTCTTATCtcactatttttatattaatgccttattattatttttgttaattaACTTATCTTTTATTAATTCAGGAAATTAAAATTGGGTAGTTATAACTTTACATCAGTTGGATTAGATATGGCATTTCTGCAAGTGAGTTATGTTAGCATGTTCGTTCAAGCTCGAGCATTCCACTGTTATATTTGAATGTCTTTTCCGCCACTTGCTAAATACtcatgtactcactcttgctatctaCAATCAATCTAAAGATTGAAGAAGATCCAATTTATGATCTGTTCTACACTGAAGATATAGGTGGAGAGGATTGCTAGATTAACGTTACCCATATGTTTGCTTGTGTGCATAACTAAGGGTTATGGAgttatcttttgtttttcttctgctgcttaaaatattaaatttggcCCTGCGTGGCAAACCATTTACAGTTAAACTAAGTCTTGCTTGAACCAATTGGTTTTGAACATTTAATTTTCTTTGTGATGCGTAATGGTTCATCTATGACGGACTATGAAGCACGTATACGGATCCATGGACTAGTGCAGAAATACAGAGCCTACCAGAAAGTGTAGTTTCAGGTCCCGACAAAACTGAAGCTTACGAATTGTTTAATGCAGCACCAGTGAATATCCTCTTGCAAGGCATGGCAATATGAGCCGCTAGATTCTCCTCTTTCTTGCATTGCTTTTCAAAAATACGGAAAGCGCCAACAACTTGAACACAAGAATTGTTTGAAACATTGCCAACcttttcagcagtgccaccTCACATCAGGCGGAGAGACAGAGCAGCGGCATGCGTTCCAAATGAGAGGAATTTCAAAATCATAATATTGCTTCTCTGAGAGTTGCTGCTTCCGGCGATGTGCGGTGGTGGCCCCTACAATACCCAGTGGAAGTGCCCACCTATGCTAGTGTTCTGCTGGCCCAATTCCAGCATGTCTATTCTACGTAAGTAGGCAGGTTTCCAGATGAATAGTTGATCCGGGCGTACCATTGCAACTCTATCAACTAACTCTCACAAGTccttaaaaaaagataagacTTACATTCAACGTTGTCGCAAGCAATTATTTAGAAAATTTGTACCTTAATGACTTGAGTGATGCAGAGATTATGTTAAAGCACAGCAAGGTAAGTAAACAAAGGTTGACTGTGCCTCTTTTGATGGCACCGGTTGGCTGATTCTGGGCCACTCAACTCTACCTACAAGGGTGGCCCGGCCACCAGCTGCTTTGTATGTGTAGTTTTCCCTTCCCCAGATCCGTTCATTCATGCCCCATCCCATTCCCAGTCCCAGCTCCATCTCTCCGGCCGCGTTGCCAATGTTGACATCAAGAGCGAGtcatgagaagaagaaaaaacacatCACTCGATTCACtttcaagacgacgacgacaacaACAAACGCCCTGCCTGATTGGAAAGGATATCATACCAATATCACACCTCGCAACAAACCTGCACCTGAGTGCAACTGCAAATAGAGGATAACCACAACCTTTCCAATCCTCAGAAATCCTACAACCTTTCCAGACACATGGGAAACCATGCCTTCAACAAAAATTTTGCATACAAGCAAGAAAATCAAAATGTATTAATGTAGCAAACTCATCACAGATGCTCGACCAGCAATAAACGTAATGGACAACTGaacctttttcttttatgcaatacttcttttttttttcccttccacCCGAAGTTGGGGCTTATGCGTTATTATTGTCTGAACACAACAGGAAAAATATAATCTAACCAATCTGAAAATACTGACACAACAAGTTTACAGGTAGAAATATACACCACTATACAACAGGTGAAATACCTTAATTCTCCTTTGACCAATCAGATCGCCACAGCAACTATTATGGGAGCAGTCAGCAAAACCCGCAAGGTTCCGCTGGGAACACAAACCAATCTGCCTCAGATTTGTCATGCACAGCCATTCGAGATCTGCGTTCATCTGCGTCTCAAGAGGATCAGCAATTCATGTGTCAAATAGAACTAGCCTACTTTCATGTAACATGGTCATTGTGCTCCCATCTTGGAAAATATCCCAGAGAAATTGGGCAGCTTATCTACATGCTTCAGTGCTCGCTCTGCAACTTGTCTTGTCCTGTAGTCACCATGCCTGAAAGCTTCAACCAAGGCTGTACCAACATTTTGGTTTCCTGATATCTCATAAGCTATTTCATCCATCCTCAAGATCCTCTCCACTGCCCACACAGCTCGTTGACGCAGTGCCTCGCTCCGGTTCTCACACAATACCTCAAGAATTGGGTTGATTCCTTCTGCATCACACAACACCATGACACCTTGATCAATGTCCACTCCATCCTCCAATAAAGTGGATAGTGCTGCTAGAGCAGCTTCAACTAATTTCTCATTGTTGTTATCCAAGCAAGCAACCAACTTCTCCACTGCCTTCCCCTCCAAGAGACAGAAGCTCTCCCTTGCAGAACATACCCCATGATGAACTCTGCAAACCCCAGTTGCTACAGACTTCTGACTGAGGCATGGAAATATCGAAAAACACAACCCTGGGTTGGGAGCTGGTAGTATCTTTGTTAGATGCTTTGACTGATGTGAGAGGTTCTCTAGTGCAGTAGCAGAGACAATCTGGACAGTGTCAGAACTATTCATCTGAAGCAGATCAGTAAAGAGTGCAGTGAGATTGTATTCACGAGCAACAGCAACAATATCCGGATCATCATCCAAGACAAATGTGATCCGGGAGACTATCCTAACTAGACCTTCAAGAAAAGGGTTGACGAAACGCCCCCCACGAATCTCCCCTTGTCGGATTCTTATCAATTTTGAAACAATTGTAGCAAAGGCCCCATCTTGAAGAAGACGCCTGGTGAGGACCAAGTCCTGCAGAGGAAGATTGGCTACAAGGCCAGCAGCTGCTGCTTGCTCTTCAGAAATACCATTGTTCTCCGCAATGACCCTGACCAAGCTGCTAAGTTGACTAAAATTTCCACGAAAAGCATCAGCCAGTTCTTGACCCATATAAGGTGATATGTTATTCAAGAGTTTGATGGAAGCCATGCGAAGTTCCCTTTGAGGTGCTTCAACAAACTGAATCAAACTGACAATAGCACCTGAACTTTTGATGGCATCGACCATGTTTTGGACAGTTGTAGAGGAATCGGTTAGACCAACAAGTACCTGGAGTAACTTGCACTCAATTGCAGGTCCTGTGTTGCTTATGAGATGAAGCAGATTGTGAACAATGTCTTCAGATACCAAGGTCTGCCTGTTGTGATCAAGAGGAATGGACTCAAAGCGTGCACCAGATGCTACAACATTCGCAAGAATGGTTGCTGCGACCTCCTTCAATCTCATCGGAAGCTGATTACTGCCAACAGTGAAGAGGTCTGTGATGAGAGGTGGAAGAATACCTGCTTCAATTAGTATCTTTGCACTGGTATcataagatgaaatttggttcAGCGCCTTCAAAGCTGCTTCTCTGGCCTCCCTGTTCCCTTTTTTCATGATATTGACCAGCGTGCGGCCTGCTGTTTGTGCCACAAATACCTTAACATCATTGCTTAAAACAAGCTCCCCAAGATATGCAGCCATAGATAATTGTGTCTCGAGTGAACCTGCAAATGGCAAACAATAAGCAACAAACTGTCCATACAAAATAAAACAAGAGAGAAGACTGAATATCGTTTATAACATTCCGGTCATATGTTTCGAATATGTATAGCATGATTGCTTACTTGCTTGCATGCGTAAGAAGAAATGTACTTATACGATCTATAACATCTGAAGTCCAATAATGTATAACAACTCAAACCGTTCTTGCTTTGCCTAAAATAAACAGTAACATGAATTGGCTCCAGAAAGGTCGATACTAGAGAGAACCTCAACATACTAATTTAGGACAAATCTTATACATAAGCTGGAGCACACCACAACAACTAGCAAATGAGTGAACTGAAACTACATCTCACAAAATTTATAACTTAGACCTAAAGCAACCCcatgatttattagttattACAATTATCTTCACTTTACTAACAAATTTAGTTCattgaatataaatattaaattctACAAGAATTTTGCCAAATGATATAAAATATCTCAAATTTGAGTAGTCCGAGCACATATATGATAACTTTCTACCTTTGTATTTTCTTAATGTCTGTTAAACCAAATTGTGCATACACCAACCATTAAATACAATTTGTGAAACATCAGAGCAATAAAATGGAAATTATATGCAATAATTTCTTCTTTGCATATTTGAGTTGGGAGGAGCTTCTATGCTGCATCCACAAGCCGAGTAATTTCAACTGCTTAGCACTTTGTGTGCTTTTAAGTTTGTGCAACTACTAGTGATGGGCATGAAGATTGGTCCAAATAGTGCACAACAATGAAATTTTAATATGGgttgtcaaaaaaaaagaaaaataacaaaataacaAGTCAAATATGAGCTGAAAGCATGTTAATGAGAATACTGGGTGGCAAATGTCACAATCCTACAGCTGTAAAAGGACAATATACATAATCATTTATTCTGTGAAAAGTAAACATGTGTATACTAAAGAACCATACCTTCAAGCAGAAGCCTAAGAAGCGGTTGCAATCTACCATTTTCAGCCATCTGTCTAACATTCTTTTCACAGTTCTCTAAATTCTCCAATGTCTTCTCAGCTCTATCGACAATCAACAAGTTTTCTACTTTACTGCTTGACAAACCAACAAGTATAAGAATAGCTCCAGAAACATTGCCAATCTTTTCTGAAAGAGCCTTATATTCTGAAAGTTCATATAACAGACACACAGCTTGTTCTTTTTCCTGAATTTGTCCATGAGATAAGAACTTCACAATTGTGCGAATATTGTCTCCAGCAGCAATCTCAATCTGCAGAAAATGTTTCAAGATAATATAATAATGGCAAGAGTTGCAAACAAGCTAAACATTTTAAAAGCTAGATTAGCAAAATGCACCTTATTGTCATTGTCATCTTTTGCAATGACGCGAAGAGTTTCCAACGCTTTTTGCCGTACTTTTGTACTGTTCTTCAGCAAGTCGGCAATCATGCTTATCAAGCCATCTTTCCTCACAACATGCCTGCTTGACCGACTTCTCTGACATATCTCAGAAACATACTGGAGTGCTTGTAAAATATCACTTTCTGTGCTCTCAGAAGTCAATGACTTACGGGCTACATCAAGTTTGGCCACCTCATTGCGATTCATCCATTCATCAATAGTGTTCCTCAGAGCAATACTTGGATTCAACTCAGTGCTGCTGAGCTCTTTCCTAGTCACAGGGCAGACAAGCCTCCTTCCGTTGCTATGACATTCGTTGAACCACTTCAAAATGGCTTCACGTTCAAATGTAGCACCACTCTCAATAGTGACAGGATCCCGCATAACCTGTTTAGTGAGTGGGCACAGGAATGACTCGTATATAGGCTCAACACGCAAGCTTTCAGTGGACTGTGATGTTGAATCATAATGGCCATCCTGAACTTCTGCCATCACTAGCACACCACTGCAAACAAGTTCAGATGCGCTATGTTAATGTGGAGGATACACATGCATGGCACGTTGGTGGAAGAAGCAACAACTGCAAGACATAGCGAGATACAACACCAGTTGCAATGACTTTGCAACAAATGTTCAAAAGAAATTCATATCGATATCCATAAGAGCAAATACATCCAATGGTGCTAAGAAGAAGCCAAGGAAGAAAGAAATGAGTTAGAACCGGTGCTAAGGGATGTAGGTATGGGTGCTAAGGCTAGAATGCATGGCATCAATGCTAAAGTTTCCTACTGGCGCTAACTTAATTTTagtaacaaaattaaatattttaaatcaccTTAGCACCTATAAAGCAAAGGGATAAAGTAGAAGTTGCTAAGAGAGATGGCACTAGATAACTACCCTTAGCACCCAACTCAAGGGGTAACGAATGTCTGTGCTCTAAGAGGCCAAGGAAAAACCACTAAACCAAGTAGTACGATTGTTAATAAAATCATGGCACTGAAACAACTAATTTGCCCCGGTACAATGGATAACAATTCGTATCAGTGAGTGGTAAATGACCACATCCTTCATCAAGGTGCAACAACATAACTTATGTGCTTTGTAATTCCTTATTTAGGAACAAACAAAAATAGCAAGTCTTGTGTATGTAATATACTAGTAGCAATAACACAAGCGCCAGACGTACTCAACAGCAGCTAAGACATGAGTGCAAACACTGCAAATAACCCTGCGCCCCCGACCCCCCGTACTAGCTAACCAATATTTTACCCCAGCGGAAACTATCTATAGCAAAATCGGGCTCAATTCCATCACAGATCGGAGCGCAAGGAAACCCTCTTACCTGTACGCCAAGAGAAATTAGGATGGACACGGATAGAAAAATCGCGCCCCCGACGTCGGGGCAGCGCCTGCAGCTTCAGAGGCTCGTCCAAGACGGCACCGGCGGCCACCGCAGCGCACGGAGcgaagcgggggggggggggggggggcggcgctACCCGAGCATGGGCAGTCGATCTCTACGTCAGGAAGGAGGGAGGCGGATCTGGGGGTGATTCGGAGGAGGCC comes from the Phragmites australis chromosome 22, lpPhrAust1.1, whole genome shotgun sequence genome and includes:
- the LOC133904274 gene encoding U-box domain-containing protein 43-like; translation: MAEVQDGHYDSTSQSTESLRVEPIYESFLCPLTKQVMRDPVTIESGATFEREAILKWFNECHSNGRRLVCPVTRKELSSTELNPSIALRNTIDEWMNRNEVAKLDVARKSLTSESTESDILQALQYVSEICQRSRSSRHVVRKDGLISMIADLLKNSTKVRQKALETLRVIAKDDNDNKIEIAAGDNIRTIVKFLSHGQIQEKEQAVCLLYELSEYKALSEKIGNVSGAILILVGLSSSKVENLLIVDRAEKTLENLENCEKNVRQMAENGRLQPLLRLLLEGSLETQLSMAAYLGELVLSNDVKVFVAQTAGRTLVNIMKKGNREAREAALKALNQISSYDTSAKILIEAGILPPLITDLFTVGSNQLPMRLKEVAATILANVVASGARFESIPLDHNRQTLVSEDIVHNLLHLISNTGPAIECKLLQVLVGLTDSSTTVQNMVDAIKSSGAIVSLIQFVEAPQRELRMASIKLLNNISPYMGQELADAFRGNFSQLSSLVRVIAENNGISEEQAAAAGLVANLPLQDLVLTRRLLQDGAFATIVSKLIRIRQGEIRGGRFVNPFLEGLVRIVSRITFVLDDDPDIVAVAREYNLTALFTDLLQMNSSDTVQIVSATALENLSHQSKHLTKILPAPNPGLCFSIFPCLSQKSVATGVCRVHHGVCSARESFCLLEGKAVEKLVACLDNNNEKLVEAALAALSTLLEDGVDIDQGVMVLCDAEGINPILEVLCENRSEALRQRAVWAVERILRMDEIAYEISGNQNVGTALVEAFRHGDYRTRQVAERALKHVDKLPNFSGIFSKMGAQ